The region ttgaaaatatttgttagtaaaaattagaaaaatattgatcaagaactGGTAAAAAATATGAGCAATTCATCAAACATTAAAGTCACCTTGACGGGTAGGTTATATTATGTCGTTATGGAAGGTAAAGCTTAGTGACTTTACATTTATAATGGACAAAGTTCAATTTTCTTGACGAGACAGATAATTTTGTAACTTTACTGTTACTAGTATGTTAAATTGACCTCATGCTTTAAAGGTTGAGACATTCAACAAATTAGAATATAATTCATCAGGAAAATTAAATGCTTTTGGTTTTTGAAACAGTGGTGACCATGAGTACTTAAATATACCATACCAATCTACTGAATGGTGGATAAGATCATTAAAGTACTCCATTTTGGGGATTGGAGGCCATGGACATATGATGGTCAAATTGCAGGGTAAGTTCACAAGATTAATTTCTAGTTATGATTGAGCAGTGGCGTACACAGGAATTTTTGCAAGGGGTGTCGACATTTAAATAGGtgaataaatttttaattaacaaaaaataaagtaaaatctTATTAATAAATTACTATAACTATCCTAAAAATTGCAAAATGAAAAAggagttttttaaaaaaatctgttttatgtatttattgtgTATAGTCaaatatgaaatatgaaatttgtCCTTCGTTGGCTACCTGGTTCGTTTATTTTAAGTAAGGAGTTCGTGATCAAGCCTGCATCAGCACttaaccaaaaaattaaaaacaatgGATAGCCAACACCGAGTTTCGAACTATTGACGTGCCAAAGGGGGATGCTGCGCTTTACCATCGAGGCAAGGATCCCTTTCTGCCAAGTATTGTCATGTTTATTATTTGACTTATTATTCGTGAACATTTCGTGTTGAACATATTAACACTAAAAATTTTCGGCCAAGCGGTGTCGAATGATACCCCTTCGTATAACGTGCGTCCGCCCCTGTGATTGAGGATATACTACTCGGACTCttaaaaaatatcacttatccgtgttgaattttttaaaaatgcactatttttggaggatctgacacGTACCTAGTGACATTATttaagagtccgagcaacataagTTTGAGGCTAACTCTACAAAAATCCTAAGgtttttatttggaatttttactcattgtagcttattttaagacctaattattaatattaactacctttttatttaattatagttagtagctaattaacttttctaaattacaagTGGTAGCTATATCAAAAATACATACCCAAATACATATATCTTTCTCTATTCCCACTCACTACccatttcaaatttttcatttaaaaaaaccCTTAAAAAAACTCTCTCCTCTTCTCTCATCTGCGCCGACATAACCACCACCCCACGGCCTGCGCCGCCGCTACCCCCACCAGCAGAGATAGTCGCTCCACTAGGCGTGAAACACAGATCTGAAGGTAATTCTCACTAAGAAAAGACCTTCCAAAGAACCAGTCCCCTTTTGGTCCTACCTAATTTTGCTAGTTTCCGTTCATCTTTAAGATGATTAAATTCTACATTCATATAACAATCAAAAGTTTTAGCAATCGAAAAAGGACCGGAAGCAGGCTACTATTATCCACCTTACTCCATGTTAAGTTTAAAACATAGAATCGACAAGATAGGGATATTGTTGGTGACGGGAATTTGTTGGTGAAGGCGACGTATTGTGGCGGCTTGTAACGGCTAGTGACGGTGACGGTGACGTATTGCGGCGGCTCAGATCTGTGGTGACAGTGACGGAGACGGTGGTGTCACCGTCGCATTTCAAATATGGCCGGAAAATAGTGTGTTTGTGAGATCTAGTTGGCTCAGATGTGCGGGTTTGAgtgtatttttgtattttgagtgtatttgttaaaagtcaaatacaaatacattcaacaACAGCTACATCTCACAAACACATTgttttttgatgtatttgtcttgtattttttagtgtatttgtTAAAAGTCAAACACActgttttttaatgtatttgtcATGTATTTGAATGTTTTTGtcttgtatttgaatgtatttgttaaaatccattcaaatatagtattttcaaatacacgaaaatttgaatgtatttggcttcatatgtagttggaatgtacacaatgtatttgaaattttatttgaatcCATTCAAATACAGTGAATATATAAACAGTGTTTTCAAATACACGaaaatttgaatgtatttggcttcaaatgtattttgaatgtacacaatgtattttgaaatacatcaaagaGATGCATCAAAAAAAGccactgaaatacatcaaagcaaaaaaaaaaaaaatcattaaaatacactaaaatacattaaaaaaaatcaatggaATACATCAAATACATATGAATGTTAGCTAATGATGGTAATTTAGAAAAGATTGCTATGGGGGTAAATTGGACCTTTTAAGATAGTTATTTGTGTGAGTTTgactttttatttcataatgATATTGTCAAATAGGTACACGAGAAGTTATTCCAATGGAATGACATATGCAACATTGATGGCAAGAatattatacataatatacgatgcatatatttttgtattgtcAACTTTAAGTGTCTTTTTTTGTCATTTCATATTAGTTTGGaaaattttaattctatttcaatttttgaCAGAGATCTGGACAAACTGCTCCAGAGTGGACGCAGCTCAATGTTTGGCTATGTTGAAACGTTGGTTATCTTATGAGCCTCCTTAATTGACACTAATTGGGAAGTTACAACCTTGTAATATATCTTCTATTTGGTTTTACCCGCAATAAAACACAAAGTTTTCATCTTAACTGTTGTTAATTACTTCTCCTTTCAATTTATGACACGGAGTTTAATTGggcacaaaaaaattaaaaaggaaggAATATGTCGTGATATTTCTATAGGTATAAAAGCATGCCGTTAAGGATACAAATAATAGACTAGGAGCCTAGTAAATCAAATGGACTGTCATAGAATTCCGAACTCAAACTGGTAACATTTAGCTAACTGGCCCTTCGACAATGTTTGGTTAATGACATACTGACAATGTCACATCAAAAATTAGCCTGTTCGACTCCGACCTTTTATAAACATGCAAAGAAATTTGTAGGGGGCCACAGACATAGGTCCTCGCTGCCACAAATAATGACGTAAGCTCGACCACTTGGGCCCAAACCTCCTTATTGCATATCACTTGAGAAAAttcaatttgataaataaattacTTCCAGCTGCAGTAATAAATCCTCTTTTTCACTGAGAAAAATTACCTTAGAAGAACATCAAAACCTTTGTTAGGAACATCACAATACAAAAGATTGAAACTAGAATTGAAAGGGGGTACTCAATGAATGAAAACCCCTCCAAAAATTGGTGCATGTCACTAATTGCCGCGCTCATACGATATTCTTTAGTAACATGTGAAAGAATAGTTCGCTTTGTGCTCACTGCGTGGCTGCATGAGTTTGTTGCTTCACTTGTGCTAGCATTTTATATTTTACAAGAAGTTTGGACTTACTCTTTGTATTTCAATGTGGGAGTCaccacatttcttttcttctgcAGAGCATCAAAGTATAGGTCTACTTGATTATCATTATACTCCAAAGATTCTGTATTCATGACTCATGAACACATTGTTGCACAATAGAATGTGCTTTGTTATTTTCATACTATCACAGAATGGATATAAGTACAAACTGGTCACATAAAGTTTAAGAATTAAGCTATTTACATTCCAAAAAATCAGGAAACAGGCAATTCTCTCAATAGCTGCTCGAGGAAAAGTTCTCAGCAAACAAATTTAATATTAAGATCAAGTAAGTTGATTGTGCGTTAAGGTTAATTACATGCACACAAGCTGATCAGTGAAATGTCCCCAGGGAATTAGCTTGTAGTACAATATTTTGCTTAAGAATTGGGAGGGGCCGCACGAAAGCAGGTCCCCCACTGCCACAAATTATGACGTAGGCTCGACCACTTGGGCCGACCTTAAGCGCACACCCCTTCAAAGTGCAATGAAGGTCATTAGCCTAGGCCATGGACCTTCTTGATCACCCATTGACCCCATCCAGGTAAGTATGTTTCTTCGAAGCTCGTCCCAATGTTTTTATAGCTTTCCAGCTCCTTGTTTTTGTGTATCAACGATGAGGGACAGTTTGCAAAGAAGCTCTatctgttttttctttttctttttttttcagttcTCTTAGCAGTAAAATGTCACTAACTCACTCTCGGGAAAAGTAGTTTTCCTCCCAAAAATAATGTGAGGAGATCATGTAATCCatcttcaaccaaaaaaaaaaaaaaatcaaacatctGATTCGGCATTGGATCAAGGGTGTTGTTTAGGAACCGATATCAACAAAAACATATTATTACTGTAAAAATTTGATGAAGTTCAAAATTTGTAAAACCTCTAACAAAGAATCAGGTGTGTTTTATCGACTATCAGATGGATTAGAAGAAGATGATGCACATTCCCACTTGGTAATTAATACATACGTTTATCTGTTCATGAGATTTATtcataattataagaaaaaaaaatgatcaagCTTAAAATCAGATTAGTCTCAGAAAGAATTCCCCTGCTATTAGACAACCTCACTtctaaaaaacaaaacaaaaaacaaaaacagaaaaaaaaaaaaaaaaaaaaaagggaattagTATTATACAACTTCTGTCGTGAATTCTCTTTAACAAGATTATCAAAAAATCATGTTAGTTACTAGCTTTTTAGCAATAGATTAGTGACGAATTTCATAACTAATTCGTGTTTTTCTTGgcagtgatatatatataatgaatcaCTTCCAGTTGCAGTAATAAGTCCTCATTTTCATTCTGAAAAATTAGCTTAAAGAAACCTGAAAAACTTTGTTGCTGTGGAatctccctccgtcccaatttaagtgtcttaatttgatttagcacaaagtttaaaaaataatatgtaGTTATAAATTAAGAGACGTTACTAAAATGTCATTTGAATCTTATATTTGAATTATCAACTTAAACACTCTTTttagaccaaaaaggaaagtaaacaactGAGGGAATATTACATAAAAAGATTGAATCTAGAATTGTAGGGGTTACTCAATTGAGAACACCTCCAAAAATTGGCGTATGCCACTAATTACAGCGCGCACACGGTATTCTTTAGTAAAAGGCGAAAGAATAGTTCGCTTTGTGCTCACTGCATGGCTGCATTAGTTTGTCACTTCACTTTGCCAGCATTTTATATGTAACCAGAAGTTTTGGCTTACGCATTGCATTACGATGTGGGAGTCACCCCATTCTTTATCTTCTGCCAAGTCATATTGAACTTTGTTAGCATCAAAGTCTATGGTTGAAAGTCTACATTTCAAATAGAAGAActttgttttgatttgtttCAGTTACTTGGTGATTGGGAAGAACTAGATTGATGACAAACACAAAGAAAATTTGGTTCCTACATCTCACccaattttctttgtttatactccctccgtcccattttatgtaatatagtttgactaggcacggaatttaagaaagaaaaaaaggcttttggaacttatggtctaaaacaagctaTTGATATTTGTGAGGTTGTAATCATTTCATTAGgggtaaaaggggaagtttgaagttaaattatttctaaatatagaaatgtatcattctttttttaacaAACTAAAACAGaaagtatatcacataaattagaacaGAGAGATTAGTATTTTCTTTTGTACATACGTAAAAATTGTTACTgggcaaattttttttatattttcttttgtacaCCCAAGGGAAAAATGACAATTTATTCCCCAAATGTAGAAAGTAACCACCACTTATTCAGTAGCTAAGACTTCCTACTTTTCATGCAAAGCTTATAGATTTCATCCACAACTTCATCAATCTCCTCATCTCCTTTGATTCTTATCTTTTCCCTTACATTTCTAACACTATTCCTTAATTCTTCCCCTGTTTTCTCCACTACTACATTTCTTATAACTTGTGCTATATTTTGTCCAAATAGTTTGCCTTCATCATTTCTCTCAATTTCCACAGCACTACCAAGTTCCACCAACATTCTTGCATGCATTGGTTGATCAAGATGCATCGGAATGGCTATAACTGGAACACCAAAATCAATACTCTCAAGTACTGAATTCCATCCACAATGACTCAAgaatgcgcccaaatttcgaTGTCCCAAAATTTGGTCTTGTGGGGCCCATTTCATGACCATCCGATCCCTCTCTCTTTTACTCTCTCTAAAAACCCTTGTGGTAAAGCTTCTTTAATAGTCATTTCAACTCCAACTGGAAACCTTAGTACCCAAATGAAATTTACATTGCTAAGCTCTAGTCCATGAGCTAtctcttcaatctcttcctttGATAGAAAATATTCAGTCCCAAATGAAACATATACACTTGAACACTTATCTTTCTTGTCCAGCCACTGCATGATTTCTTGATTCTTCGCTTCTTGATTATTGTCACTTTTGGCCTCCGTAATTAGTGGACCAACGGGCATCACCTGTTGAagacataattaagtaaatataaGTCTATTCTTTCTaacataaatttttaattaaaatgatcacaaaattcaacatgGTATCAAAACAATTAAGCAGAGTGACATTTTAATTCATACTAATCATACTAATTTCTCACCTTCACCCaacaaaaaagttttttttttttttttttaatatgtgcTTGACCTATGAAAAAGAATCAGGCCACATGATGTTACGAGTTGaagatataaaatatattatttctaACTGCTTGAATTTTTAAATAAGATGGTCACACACAATTCAATACCTTCTTTCCACTTAACTCCGAGAGATAGTCAATGTACTTTCCCTCTATCTCCCTGCAGCTGTTGATCAAAACAATGTCGCAAGATCGCTTCATGCTTCCACAAGGGAACTCTTTATCCACGAGCTTAATTGATGATTGCATTGCGATCCTCTGattctttttctcaaaatccATTAGATAAATTGCAGGATGGGGGAAACTCTTATCCTTAAACAGAACGTGGTGAGAGGCGAAAGACATTGTCACAGCGCCAATGACACAAAAATGAACCGAAGGAATGTTATGCAACGAGGCTATTTCCGGTGCCCATAGCTGAAAATGATCATATATGAGCAAATCAGGATTATGAATCTTGATTATGTCGTAAAAACTTGTAGCAGCCATGTTGAAGGCCTCGACGAGCTTAGGAACGAGATGTCGCGGTAGAACTTTTGTCGTGTGATATTCTGGAGGAAATTCTGGGATGTTCGATGGTAGATTGAGTTCAATTAGTTTGATACTTGGTAGGTTATTATTTTTGCCATGGGATTCTTTtattaaagatagaatcatagGTGTGGAACAAATGCATATATCAAAGTTCCTTTGAGAAAGCTTTTTGGCTAGTTCAAGAAAGGAACTTACATGGCCATGAGCTAACCATGGAAACATTAAAACATTAGGACGATTACTCATGagttccatattttccatgtaCTAAGTGTCCTAGGAATTTGAAGTGAGTTATCAAATGAGTAGTGGCGTTATAAATATTAGTCTACTACAGCCTTCTAcattatttttgtattatattatggtCCCTTACAAAAAGTATAGTTCAACCAATTGCATCGATTCGACCTGTTAATAACATGGTTACTTTGTCCGTACACTTTGCTCTGGATTAACTCCACTACAACGTTATCACCCCCAACGAATCTTGAGATATTAAATGATAGATTGAGATAGAAATACTTATTAACTTACCATAATTAAGTGATAAATTTTAATAAGACATGTCATGATGAACTTATTAGTTTGTGCATGCCCTGATTCCGAATAACTTTCAATTGCCAgaataattttgtataaaaacGTCGCCTTGTAGTATTTGGttcaaaatcatgaaatattttcGAATTATGTTGATCATATATATGACCTACCAACACTTTTAACAACTAATAATGTTGACTCCTTTATCTTTCAGAATAATTATATGTTGAAGATATACTCTCAAATAATTACAACAAGAGTATGTAGAGAAAGCcatgaaaatatataatatcCATTACCAAACTACTATGTATAAAAGACTTAGGAGTCATTTGGTTGGTGaacaagttatcccaggattatAATTCTCACAAATAATAGTCCTTTAAGGGCTTGTTTGGTACGAGTGATAAGAGATAATTAATCCTataattaaatttgagatgagtttatcccacgtttggttgggataaaatcgAGTTATAACTAATTCCGGGATTAGTTATGTCAGAATTTTAGTacccctccggatcaaaaaaagtgtccacttagccttttttttcttgggtcaaaaaaagtgtccacttatcaaatcaagaaagaattaaccttgtttttttAGATTTGCCCCTagtaagtgttatatgatcaaatcccaatgtctatttaattaggggtagtttagtcaacttacctatttttgtctaggagttagtattttcttaaaagatgtgcaaatggctaagtggactcttttttttttttttatccggagggagtccCTTTAGAAGGATGGCATAACAAttccgggataactaatcccaaaataattaaaacggcggattttttttctccatatttatGGAGTACTCAAACATTCTTGGGGGACGGGGCCAGATCCATGAATATTGCTGTTCCTTTCAACTACTTCGACAGGCAGCTTACTTAATGCAGGGTTAATTTAGTTGGCgcaattaaatatataaataattatgcaatctatataaaatataaagctaggcataaacaatcctatgtggcacctctctatggcttCTATTgacatttattctttttctccttttttttttgataattttgcCTTCATTTCTCTACATAATTTACTAAATAATTGAATTAAGGAAAGCCCTAAATAAGCTATTGAATTAACAAAAGCCTTAAATAAGCTTTGCCGTTTAACCTTCTGTGATCCCACGTACAACTAATTaatcccaattcccaagtaacCCTCTGTTGATCCACATAACAGCAATATTTACTCATAATAATCAACGTAaagccgttttttttttttctcgataATTAATTAGAAACTGATAATTACAATAAATTTCATTCCTCTGCCTTTTGACTCTATTTCGTGACCTATAtatcttcttattcttcttctctttttgggTAAGCTATTCCCTTGTGTTGTTCATTTTTGGCTGTGCATTAggactatttaaaaaaaaaaaatttgtggaTGATTTTATTTGTCGTAATTCTCATTCAGtaaattaatttttagtatttcttTACAATTCTTATTCATAATCTATCGATTTTTGTGATGTATTTTCTTGTAGGGATAAAGAAGAGGAGTGAGGAGGAGAAGACCAAATGGTggacaaatgaaaaagaagactaGAAAATGACTATGGGGAAATTTGACAATATCCAcaagtaggggtgtacatggaccgggttggttcggattttttaaacaccaaaccaaaccaattgcgtcgggttttaaaatttatacaccaaaccaaaccaataaaattaggttttttcaacctcgggttttctcgggttgttcggttttctcggggttttcgggtttttttcggaacggtcttgatacaaaacatataacttttacttcaaatatttctttagccCTAGCAAGATACAAtcatataattaaggtgtttcttaagaaaataacacaaaatgtgagaagagtgatgacattgtattaaaatattcaataaaagctaatataatcggttaaaataaatattgctaattaacaagccataaaagaaaatgaccataatcgaaaatactaagtcatgctaaaataagtattaattatatgacaaagaaaaaaaaaacttaagttatatatttttactctctaaatcaattatgcaaaactaaagaatagatatccaacattattgtcatttctagtggtaaattgaatttcttttgttaggattagtgttgagttagttttggtttggactttatttgagttactaacatcgataggatataaaacttattgacattcaaaattctaagttcaagcttgaataatatgataatagataaaaaattacgaaaaaatttaagaaatatttataaattactttacaaataaatatttttatgtataaaatattttaaaaattgaatacatgtaatgtcgggttggtttgttcggtttgactttttttagctaaaaccaaaccaaaccaattatggtcgggtttttttttcccaacaccaaaccaagtcaaaccaaaccactagtcgagtttttttttcggtttgactcggttaatcggtttggtgcggttttcggtttactttgtacatcCCTATCCACAAGTAGTTCTTCATATTTGACTTTGCGAAAAAAGTTATTTCACATCTCTTTTGGACCACATGCAAGGTAtgtaattttcttataatcTGAATAGTTAGAtgacttaattttattcatactaattttttatttgttttttttttatttgttcattGTTTTTGCTCCGTAACTAATTcctctttctttgtttgtttttcattattttagtAGGTGATTATTGGAGATATGATAAACTTGTCAAATAATACGAGAATTGTCTATAGAAATTAGTTGGTTATTTCTCTGATTGCCATTATTTTTGCATGCTAAATGGTTTGGTTTTAGTATTAACATATCATGTCCGTAAAATTAAATTCCATTTCTGAATATACTACTGAAACTGAATTGAATATTTTTATCTGTATGGCTATTATAGCTATAAAACGAATTCTTCAAAATTTTAGTTataattttaccttttttagtactctttaaaatttatacaaaagttacataaCTTTCATTGGTAAAGTATATTAAGTTGTATTTTACATAAAAGTATATGCTTCAAATAACAGTGTATGAATTAGCTAATAGTTCGACATTAAACGGAAGTCGGCCcttttttaatcataaaaaaaagtttatataAAATTCATAATTGGGAACTAACAGtcatttcaaattcaaattcactGATATATCAACTGTTTGCTTTCATTAGTAAAGTCCAACAAATGGatgttgccttttttttttttttttttgataaatttcaaaagtttctaCTAAAGAAAAAGTTGTACTATTAAAGAGCTCAAGTTTAAAGCATAATTAAAATGCTTCAGCCCACATGTTAACAAATAATCCAGGCAAATCCACCTTTTTAGATATTCTATATATTAATGTTAGTACCCTTATAAGTTTAAATAGTTTGtgtatacacatacacatatgaatgaaaacattttcttattttatattttaaacatGTATTACGTCGTTTACTGTAGAATTAAATAAATCGAGATTATCTCTTAGGCTTGCCTTACAGTTTTTCATTACTTTTTCTAACTTCCATTCAAGTTGACATTAAATGAGTTTCAAATTCGATTATAATGTTTCTCAATATTCTTTCAGTTAAATGTCACTCAACATTCTTTTAGTTAATAGATTATGCATAGATTATTTAAAGAATCATGAAAAGATGTTTCATTAAAAAATATTGAACATTGATATCTATTCATATTTATATCTTTTTTATAGCCGCGCGTAGCGCGGGCAAGCACACTAGTCACGTATAAAGTTTATGTTGGATAGCATATGCAACTACCAAGAAAGTTAGGATTTTCATTAAGAGAAttcaaattataaataattagACACATGAAGTTAAAAGAATTCAAcatttactatatataaaaacaaaactGACCTTATGTATACATGGTAAAATCCCCCCGCTCACCTTATGAGCTAACTTTTGGAGATgagttaatatttattttttatcatgCTATCAAAGTCAAGCACATCCCAATTTATTGTTTACCCGATATTATACCGTCATTTTATATTGTCGATGACTCCATATTTCAAATGTCCAACCCTAAACGTGTTAAGTATTAAATCCCAAGTCACCTGTGGAAAAGGGAAATTTGACTCATGATAACAGATACAAGGATGATATATACCAACTTAATTATTTCTAAATCAAGCAATGGTTCACATGCAACTCACTAAAACTTAGATCCATACGCCATGGCACAGCTAGTTTAATTTAAACTATGAAACCAATTAATTAGAAGGTTAAATCTCGTCTTCATCAGAGTTAATTAATAACCCAAAGAATTATTTCTCTTAATTACAACATCAAAAATTGAAGGTCTCAAAATGGCGGCCAGAAAGTTCGTCTGCACTTTGTTCTTGTTTCACTTTCTTCTTGTGGCTCTACTAGAGATCTGTTTGGCTGGAACTCCAGTCAAGTATCTACCAGGATTTAAGGGACCCTTACCCTTTGAGCTTGAAACCGGGtaagtttaagttatatatatatgttgagaGTGTAAAGAATTTTTATGATATCATTACCATTATTTGACTTGTTATAGTTGATTACCTACTACTCCcttca is a window of Lycium ferocissimum isolate CSIRO_LF1 chromosome 12, AGI_CSIRO_Lferr_CH_V1, whole genome shotgun sequence DNA encoding:
- the LOC132039285 gene encoding UDP-glucosyltransferase 29-like, with product MENMELMSNRPNVLMFPWLAHGHVSSFLELAKKLSQRNFDICICSTPMILSLIKESHGKNNNLPSIKLIELNLPSNIPEFPPEYHTTKVLPRHLVPKLVEAFNMAATSFYDIIKIHNPDLLIYDHFQLWAPEIASLHNIPSVHFCVIGAVTMSFASHHVLFKDKSFPHPAIYLMDFEKKNQRIAMQSSIKLVDKEFPCGSMKRSCDIVLINSCREIEGKYIDYLSELSGKKVLNCV